The following proteins come from a genomic window of Gadus morhua chromosome 11, gadMor3.0, whole genome shotgun sequence:
- the LOC115553750 gene encoding prostaglandin reductase 3 encodes MSVSSLLRTSCRRAFGVIGGGRRSVSDLLSGVHVVPRRSIIDLSYSTHFMDFKGSSIPSSMQKLTVTRLSQHFKEAVCLNTVPVPTPGDGDLLVRNRFVGINASDINYSAGRYDPSLKPPFDCGFEGVGEVVGLGLSASARHTIGETVAYFSDGAFAEYTVVPAKKAMAVPSAKPEFLTLLVSGATAYIALKRLGELTEGETVLVTAAAGGTGQFAVQFAKRAGCHVVGTCSTDEKAGFLKSIGCDRAVNYAAEDLGQVLRQEYPKGVDVVYESVGGGVFDLAVNSLATGGRLIVIGFISGYQSASGVATVKGGTLPIKLLQKSASVRGFFLPHFLRDYQEALGSMMQMVAQGTLVCEVDCGDQAQEGRFVGLESVFRAVDHLYAGKNLGKIVVEVAPAPFASSKL; translated from the exons ATGTCCGTGTCGTCCCTGCTGAGAACAAGCTGTAGGAGGGCGTTCGGTGTGATCGGTGGGGGGCGCAGATCGGTCTCCGACTTACTTTCTGGAGTTCACGTTGTTCCGCGACGGTCCATTATAGATCTGTCATACTCCACACACTTCATGGATTTTAAAGGATCCTCGATACCCAGCTCTATGCAAAAGCTGACCGTGACGAGGCTAAGTCAACATTTCAAAGAGGCCGTCTGTCTGAACACAGTTCCAGTCCCGACGCCAGGCGATGGGGATTTGCTGGTTCGAAATCG TTTCGTAGGAATCAACGCCTCGGACATCAACTACTCGGCCGGGCGCTACGACCCCTCGCTGAAGCCCCCCTTCGACTGTGGCTTCGAGGGGGTGGGCGAGGTGGTGGGCCTGGGTCTCAGCGCCAGCGCCCGCCACACCATCGGGGAGACGGTGGCCTACTTCAGCGACGGCGCCTTCGCCGAGTACACCGTGGTGCCGGCCAAGAAAGCCATGGCCGTGCCCTCGGCGAAGCCAGAGTTCCTCACCCTGCTAGTGAGCGGGGCCACGGCCTACATTGCCCTGAAGCGCCTGGGGGAGCTGACGGAGGGCGAGACGGTGCTGGTCACCGCCGCCGCTGGCGGGACGGGGCAGTTCGCGGTGCAGTTCGCCAAGCGGGCGGGCTGCCACGTGGTCGGGACCTGCTCCACGGACGAGAAGGCGGGCTTCCTGAAGAGCATCGGCTGTGACCGGGCGGTGAACTACGCGGCTGAGGACCTGGGCCAGGTGCTGCGGCAGGAGTACCCCAAAGGGGTGGACGTGGTGTACGAGTCGGTGGGCGGCGGCGTCTTTGACCTGGCCGTCAACTCGCTGGCCACCGGGGGCCGGCTGATCGTGATCGGGTTCATCTCGGGGTACCAGTCGGCGTCGGGCGTGGCCACGGTGAAGGGGGGCACCCTGCCCATCAAGCTGCTGCAGAAGTCGGCCAGCGTGCGCGGCTTCTTCCTGCCCCACTTCCTCCGCGACTACCAGGAGGCCCTGGGCAGCATGATGCAGATGGTGGCACAGGGGACGCTGGTGTGCGAGGTGGACTGCGGAGACCAGGCGCAGGAGGGGAGGTTCGTGGGCCTGGAGTCCGTCTTCAGGGCGGTGGATCACTTGTACGCCGGGAAGAACCTGGGGAAGAtcgtggtggaggtggcccCGGCCCCGTTCGCCAGCAGTAAGTTGTGA